One part of the Salvia miltiorrhiza cultivar Shanhuang (shh) unplaced genomic scaffold, IMPLAD_Smil_shh original_scaffold_428, whole genome shotgun sequence genome encodes these proteins:
- the LOC131004576 gene encoding acyl-acyl carrier protein thioesterase TE3, chloroplastic-like, translating into MTGFHEMELQVREYELDQFGVVNNAVYANYCEIGLYQISYMLDLINDGIVVAVKEASYKYIAPLRKKEKFLVKARVYDYSATRMYFEFFFLKLPNQEPILESKVTGVVLDKSFRPARIPPVVLSRINQLCSRETKEIIRQHLL; encoded by the exons ATGACTGGGTTTCATGAGATGGAACTACAAGTTCGAGAGTATGAGTTGGATCAGTTTGGAGTTGTGAATAATGCTGTTTACGCTAATTACTGTGAGATTG GTTTGTATCAAATCTCCTACATGcttgatttaattaatgatgGCATAGTAGTAGCAGTCAAAGAAGCATCGTATAAGTACATCGCGCCTTTAAGG AAGAAAGAGAAGTTCTTGGTGAAAGCGAGGGTGTATGACTATTCGGCTACCCGGATGTATTTTGAATTCTTTTTCTTAAAGCTTCCAAATCAAGAG CCCATTTTGGAGAGTAAAGTCACCGGAGTTGTACTTGATAAGAGTTTCCGTCCAGCTCGTATTCCTCCAGTAGTCTTATCCAGAATCAATCAATTGTGCTCAAGGGAAACAAAAGAGATAATTAGGCAACACTTGTTGTAG